From one Trachemys scripta elegans isolate TJP31775 chromosome 14, CAS_Tse_1.0, whole genome shotgun sequence genomic stretch:
- the LOC117887155 gene encoding zinc finger protein 436-like isoform X2: MDQWAAVDSDQKPLCRGGIQENDDPLVTLTEDRAASETEEENPGEEGPEIVEQDPVLLGRPEGAGARSPEEQGTACESLRWTVVQQIDSPGKPVQRRGGGGKSAGAGFQNFKSIIVLQKSYECGECGKTFSCSSHFSKHRRTHTGEKPFRCLHCGKSFNVSSNLYRHQRAHAAERVCPRPESSPPPVPASTPTPATPRPRGLPYKCEECGKSFRRNTELVTHQRLHTGRLPFQCAHCGKSFSWSSHFDRHQRIHTGEKPYQCPECGKCFSRSSHLYRHQRTHSGGRSYICTYCGRSFNSTLHFDRHQRTHTGLRPYKCTLCGKGFGDGLALVKHQRLHLGDGPFHCEECGKSFGARAQYARHRRSLHGSTAGSTGGEKPYRCGDCGKSFSWSSHWERHQRIHTGERPYQCSDCGKRFGRTSHLYRHQRTHAGGQPHVCTDCGKSFNSTLHFHKHRRAHAGEAPCHACPDCGKAFADGSALAKHRRTHTGERPFPCPQCGRRFSVSSHLYRHLRSHAEEKPLEEIASY, from the exons ATGGATCAGTGGGCTGCTGTGGATTCTGATCAGAAACCTTTGTGCAGGGGTGGCATACAGGAAAACGATGATCCCCTGGTGACTCTGA CCGAGGACAGGGCAGCGAGTGAGACCGAGGAGGAGAATCCTGGGGAGGAAGGCCCCGAGATTGTGGAACAAGATCCAGTGTTGCTGGGTAGGccggagggggctggggccaggagcccaGAGGAGCAGGGCACGGCCTGCGAGAGCCTGCGTTGGACGGTGGTGCAGCAGATCGACTCCCCCGGGAAGCCGGTGCAGCGGCGGGGCGGTGGGGGCAAGTCGGCTGGCGCCGGCTTCCAGAACTTCAAGAGCATCATCGTGCTGCAGAAGAGCTATGAGTGTGGCGAGTGCGGTAAGACCTTCAGCTGCAGCTCGCACTTCAGCAAGCACCGGCGCACCCACACCGGTGAGAAGCCCTTCCGCTGCCTGcactgcgggaagagcttcaacGTCAGCTCCAACCTCTACCGCCACCAGCGGGCCCACGCTGCTGAACGGGTCTGCCCACGCCCCGAGAGCTCCCCACCGCCGGTGCCGGCCAGCACCCCTACCCCCGCAACCCCTCGGCCCCGGGGGCTGCCCTATAAGTGCGAGGAGTGTGGCAAGAGTTTCCGGCGCAACACGGAACTGGTGACCCACCAGCGGCTGCACACAGGGCGCCTGCCCTTCCAGTGCGCCCACTGCGGGAAGAGCTTCTCCTGGAGCTCCCACTTCGACCggcaccagcgcatccacactGGCGAGAAGCCCTACCAGTGCCCTGAGTGCGGGAAGTGCTTCAGCCGCAGCTCCCACCTCTACCGGCACCAGCGCACCCACTCCGGGGGCCGCTCCTACATCTGCACGTACTGTGGGCGCAGCTTCAACAGCACCCTGCACTTCGACCGGCATCAGCGCACCCACACTGGCCTGCGCCCCTACAAATGCACCCTGTGTGGCAAGGGCTTTGGTGATGGTCTGGCCCTGGTCAAGCACCAGCGCCTGCATCTGGGGGATGGGCCCTTCCACTGTGAAGAGTGTGGCAAGAGCTTCGGGGCGAGGGCACAGTACGCCCGTCACCGGCGCAGCCTGCATGGCTCTACTGCCGGTAGCACTGGCGGCGAGAAGCCCTACCGCTGCGGTGACTGTGGCAAGAGCTTCTCCTGGAGCTCCCATTGGGAGCGGCACCAGCGTatccacaccggggagcgccCCTACCAGTGCAGCGACTGCGGCAAGCGCTTCGGCCGCACCTCCCACCTCTACCGGCACCAGCGCACCCACGCTGGcggccagccccacgtctgcacTGACTGCGGCAAGAGCTTCAACAGCACCCTGCACTTCCACAAGCACCGGCGGGCCCACGCTGGCGAAGCCCCCTGCCACGCCTGCCCCGACTGTGGCAAGGCATTCGCCGACGGCTCCGCTCTGGCCAAGCACCGGCGTACCCACACCGGAGAGCGGCCCTTCCCTTGCCCCCAGTGTGGCCGGCGCTTCAGCGTCAGCTCCCACCTGTACCGCCACCTGAGGAGCCATGCTGAGGAGAAGCCACTGGAGGAGATCGCGTCCTACTAG
- the LOC117887155 gene encoding zinc finger protein 436-like isoform X1, with protein sequence MDQWAAVDSDQKPLCRGGIQENDDPLVTLRPDSCAYSLPTPAEDRAASETEEENPGEEGPEIVEQDPVLLGRPEGAGARSPEEQGTACESLRWTVVQQIDSPGKPVQRRGGGGKSAGAGFQNFKSIIVLQKSYECGECGKTFSCSSHFSKHRRTHTGEKPFRCLHCGKSFNVSSNLYRHQRAHAAERVCPRPESSPPPVPASTPTPATPRPRGLPYKCEECGKSFRRNTELVTHQRLHTGRLPFQCAHCGKSFSWSSHFDRHQRIHTGEKPYQCPECGKCFSRSSHLYRHQRTHSGGRSYICTYCGRSFNSTLHFDRHQRTHTGLRPYKCTLCGKGFGDGLALVKHQRLHLGDGPFHCEECGKSFGARAQYARHRRSLHGSTAGSTGGEKPYRCGDCGKSFSWSSHWERHQRIHTGERPYQCSDCGKRFGRTSHLYRHQRTHAGGQPHVCTDCGKSFNSTLHFHKHRRAHAGEAPCHACPDCGKAFADGSALAKHRRTHTGERPFPCPQCGRRFSVSSHLYRHLRSHAEEKPLEEIASY encoded by the exons ATGGATCAGTGGGCTGCTGTGGATTCTGATCAGAAACCTTTGTGCAGGGGTGGCATACAGGAAAACGATGATCCCCTGGTGACTCTGA GACCTGACTCCTGTGCGTATTCTCTCCCTACCCCAGCCGAGGACAGGGCAGCGAGTGAGACCGAGGAGGAGAATCCTGGGGAGGAAGGCCCCGAGATTGTGGAACAAGATCCAGTGTTGCTGGGTAGGccggagggggctggggccaggagcccaGAGGAGCAGGGCACGGCCTGCGAGAGCCTGCGTTGGACGGTGGTGCAGCAGATCGACTCCCCCGGGAAGCCGGTGCAGCGGCGGGGCGGTGGGGGCAAGTCGGCTGGCGCCGGCTTCCAGAACTTCAAGAGCATCATCGTGCTGCAGAAGAGCTATGAGTGTGGCGAGTGCGGTAAGACCTTCAGCTGCAGCTCGCACTTCAGCAAGCACCGGCGCACCCACACCGGTGAGAAGCCCTTCCGCTGCCTGcactgcgggaagagcttcaacGTCAGCTCCAACCTCTACCGCCACCAGCGGGCCCACGCTGCTGAACGGGTCTGCCCACGCCCCGAGAGCTCCCCACCGCCGGTGCCGGCCAGCACCCCTACCCCCGCAACCCCTCGGCCCCGGGGGCTGCCCTATAAGTGCGAGGAGTGTGGCAAGAGTTTCCGGCGCAACACGGAACTGGTGACCCACCAGCGGCTGCACACAGGGCGCCTGCCCTTCCAGTGCGCCCACTGCGGGAAGAGCTTCTCCTGGAGCTCCCACTTCGACCggcaccagcgcatccacactGGCGAGAAGCCCTACCAGTGCCCTGAGTGCGGGAAGTGCTTCAGCCGCAGCTCCCACCTCTACCGGCACCAGCGCACCCACTCCGGGGGCCGCTCCTACATCTGCACGTACTGTGGGCGCAGCTTCAACAGCACCCTGCACTTCGACCGGCATCAGCGCACCCACACTGGCCTGCGCCCCTACAAATGCACCCTGTGTGGCAAGGGCTTTGGTGATGGTCTGGCCCTGGTCAAGCACCAGCGCCTGCATCTGGGGGATGGGCCCTTCCACTGTGAAGAGTGTGGCAAGAGCTTCGGGGCGAGGGCACAGTACGCCCGTCACCGGCGCAGCCTGCATGGCTCTACTGCCGGTAGCACTGGCGGCGAGAAGCCCTACCGCTGCGGTGACTGTGGCAAGAGCTTCTCCTGGAGCTCCCATTGGGAGCGGCACCAGCGTatccacaccggggagcgccCCTACCAGTGCAGCGACTGCGGCAAGCGCTTCGGCCGCACCTCCCACCTCTACCGGCACCAGCGCACCCACGCTGGcggccagccccacgtctgcacTGACTGCGGCAAGAGCTTCAACAGCACCCTGCACTTCCACAAGCACCGGCGGGCCCACGCTGGCGAAGCCCCCTGCCACGCCTGCCCCGACTGTGGCAAGGCATTCGCCGACGGCTCCGCTCTGGCCAAGCACCGGCGTACCCACACCGGAGAGCGGCCCTTCCCTTGCCCCCAGTGTGGCCGGCGCTTCAGCGTCAGCTCCCACCTGTACCGCCACCTGAGGAGCCATGCTGAGGAGAAGCCACTGGAGGAGATCGCGTCCTACTAG